A genomic window from Glycine max cultivar Williams 82 chromosome 17, Glycine_max_v4.0, whole genome shotgun sequence includes:
- the LOC102665910 gene encoding UPF0481 protein At3g47200: MDHNPASAITQANEDLVSSIKEKLEAVSSLKSIYRVPENLREANEKMYIPSTVSIGPLHHGKEGLKYMEDRKWHYLFTLLSRQPNQLESSLHEFVNALSDLEKPARNFYSELNLTWSQFMEMMLVDGCFIIELFLKYSLKDIRSRGDPTFSTPGLLNRVRCDLILLENQIPFLILQRLFQIVLIPIQYELTLTLCELAVRFFRKMLPGDKDIVNEKFSQEGYHLLDLIRQCYLPTYARVMSKKSVSQGDLENESATKLKKDGIKSKSSKAKSLLNIKFANGVL, encoded by the coding sequence ATGGACCATAACCCTGCTTCAGCTATCACACAAGCAAACGAAGATCTTGTGTCATCAATCAAAGAGAAGCTCGAAGCCGTTTCATCTTTGAAATCCATCTACAGAGTCCCCGAGAATCTTCGAGAAGCAAATGAGAAGATGTACATCCCTAGCACAGTGTCAATTGGTCCTCTCCATCATGGCAAGGAGGGTCTAAAATACATGGAAGATCGCAAGTGGCATTACCTCTTCACACTTCTGAGTCGACAACCAAACCAGCTTGAATCAAGCTTGCACGAATTTGTTAATGCACTAAGCGATTTAGAGAAGCCAGCACGAAATTTCTACTCAGAACTCAATCTCACATGGAGCCAATTCATGGAGATGATGCTGGTTGATGGGTGTTTCATCATTGAGCTTTTCTTGAAATATTCTCTAAAGGATATAAGAAGCCGTGGGGATCCCACGTTTTCCACGCCAGGGTTACTCAATAGGGTGAGGTGTGACCTTATCTTGTTAGAAAACCAAATACCATTTCTCATTCTTCAAAGGCTATTTCAAATTGTGCTCATTCCAATACAATATGAGCTTACCCTGACCCTCTGTGAGCTTGCCGTTCGTTTCTTCAGAAAAATGTTGCCAGGGGATAAGGACATTGTCAACGAGAAGTTTAGCCAAGAGGGTTATCATTTGCTTGACTTAATTCGCCAGTGTTACCTACCAACCTATGCAAGAGTAATGTCCAAAAAAAGTGTATCTCAAGGTGATCTTGAGAATGAGAGTGCAACAAAGCTCAAGAAAGATGGGATTAAGTCCAAGAGTTCCAAAGCCAAGAGCTTGCTAAATATTAAATTTGCAAATGGAGTGCTTTAA